From Pontibacter actiniarum, a single genomic window includes:
- a CDS encoding DUF922 domain-containing protein: MTWEDFKGQPDEENKHHALTAANLAVNAKCKDNQYTYIVNCVFLPEQSWTKNKHSEKLLIHEQLHFDLTEVHARQLRRDLQQLDCKRIKTDLNAVVANAFKNWKAEQDHFDQASRHGVDKQEQQVWAAGIAKRLQQLESYQ, translated from the coding sequence TTGACTTGGGAAGACTTTAAAGGCCAGCCAGACGAGGAAAACAAACACCACGCCCTCACCGCTGCAAACCTGGCGGTAAACGCCAAGTGTAAAGACAACCAGTATACGTATATCGTCAACTGCGTTTTTTTGCCTGAGCAGTCCTGGACGAAGAACAAGCATTCTGAAAAACTCTTGATCCACGAGCAGCTGCACTTCGACCTGACGGAAGTACACGCACGCCAGTTGCGCCGTGATCTGCAGCAGTTGGACTGCAAGCGTATCAAAACAGATTTAAATGCGGTCGTGGCCAACGCTTTTAAAAACTGGAAAGCCGAGCAGGATCATTTTGACCAAGCCAGCCGCCATGGCGTAGATAAGCAGGAGCAGCAGGTATGGGCTGCTGGCATAGCCAAGCGGCTACAGCAGCTGGAGTCTTACCAGTAG
- a CDS encoding FAD-dependent oxidoreductase has protein sequence MKKESGATLSVWMNHLKLPNTQHLRENLTCDVCVVGAGIAGLTTAYLLSKEGKRVVVLDSKEIGGGETSRTTAHLSNALDDMYYRLIKLFGTNGARLACQSHAAAIDKIEQIATDENIDCDFARVDGYQFANNRSQEEELLKELEALQQIGWDDVVLRKESPLDMLSALPCLHYPNQGRMHAMKYLAGLAKAVLDNGGQIYTHSHVSDFQLGTLATAVTTEGYAVTANHLVVATNTPVNDRFAIHTKQAPYRTYAIGVQIPKDSVPDALYWDLDDPYHYVRLQKNTTAEEEFDLLIVGGEDHKTGQHGHPIECFQNLERWTRLKFPMAQGLLYNWSGQVFEPTDSLAYIGRNPGDNDNVYIATGDSGHGMTHGTIAGMLLTDLIMERPNPWAKLYDPNRVNLKSAGTYIKENLNVAAQMKDHVTPGEVEDPMQVMPGTGRIMRKGNSKVAVYCDQDGVRYQCSAVCPHMGCVVSWNSVESSWDCPCHGSRFDPFGKVITGPTKHDLGPAS, from the coding sequence ATGAAAAAAGAATCCGGAGCCACGCTGTCTGTTTGGATGAACCACCTAAAGCTGCCAAACACGCAGCACCTGCGCGAAAACCTGACCTGTGACGTATGTGTGGTGGGCGCCGGTATCGCAGGCCTAACCACCGCTTACCTGCTCTCAAAGGAAGGAAAGCGGGTTGTGGTGCTGGACTCCAAGGAGATAGGCGGCGGCGAGACAAGCCGCACCACCGCCCACCTCTCTAACGCGCTGGATGATATGTACTACAGGCTGATTAAACTGTTCGGCACCAACGGCGCGCGCCTCGCCTGCCAGAGCCATGCAGCAGCCATCGACAAGATAGAGCAGATCGCGACGGATGAAAACATAGACTGTGACTTTGCACGCGTGGACGGTTACCAATTTGCCAACAACCGCAGCCAGGAGGAAGAGCTGCTGAAAGAGTTGGAGGCCCTGCAGCAGATAGGGTGGGACGATGTGGTGTTGCGCAAAGAGAGCCCACTGGATATGCTGTCCGCGTTGCCGTGCCTGCACTACCCGAACCAGGGGCGCATGCACGCCATGAAGTACCTGGCAGGCTTGGCAAAGGCTGTACTGGACAACGGCGGGCAAATCTACACGCATTCCCATGTTTCCGACTTCCAGCTGGGAACCTTGGCGACCGCAGTTACCACAGAGGGCTATGCCGTCACCGCCAACCACTTGGTAGTGGCCACTAACACTCCAGTAAACGACCGCTTTGCCATCCATACCAAGCAGGCACCTTACCGCACCTATGCCATAGGTGTACAGATCCCCAAGGATTCGGTGCCGGACGCCTTGTACTGGGACCTAGACGATCCATACCACTACGTCCGCCTACAGAAGAACACCACGGCAGAAGAGGAGTTCGACTTGTTGATTGTTGGAGGCGAAGACCACAAAACCGGGCAGCACGGCCACCCGATCGAATGCTTCCAGAACCTGGAGCGCTGGACACGCCTCAAGTTCCCGATGGCACAGGGGCTGCTGTACAACTGGTCGGGGCAGGTGTTCGAGCCAACCGACAGCCTTGCCTACATTGGCCGCAACCCCGGGGATAACGATAATGTCTACATCGCCACCGGCGACTCCGGCCACGGCATGACGCACGGCACCATTGCCGGTATGCTTCTCACAGACCTCATTATGGAGCGGCCGAACCCCTGGGCAAAGCTGTATGACCCAAACCGCGTTAACCTTAAATCCGCAGGCACTTACATAAAGGAAAACCTGAACGTGGCTGCACAAATGAAAGACCACGTGACACCGGGTGAAGTGGAAGACCCGATGCAGGTAATGCCCGGCACGGGCCGTATCATGCGGAAAGGGAACTCCAAGGTGGCGGTGTACTGTGACCAGGACGGCGTTAGGTACCAGTGCTCAGCCGTTTGCCCGCACATGGGCTGCGTCGTGAGCTGGAACAGTGTGGAAAGCTCCTGGGATTGCCCATGCCACGGATCACGGTTCGACCCGTTCGGCAAAGTAATAACGGGACCTACCAAGCACGACCTGGGACCAGCTAGCTAA
- a CDS encoding tRNA-binding protein has translation MDQITWQHFEQTDIRVGTIIAADAFPEARRPAYKLQVDLGPLGVRKTSAQITKHYTPEELVGRQVLCVTNLGKKQIGNFMSEILVTGFADENGDIILAQPAGKVPNGSKLI, from the coding sequence ATGGATCAGATTACATGGCAGCACTTTGAGCAGACGGATATCCGTGTCGGCACCATAATAGCGGCCGATGCATTTCCGGAGGCACGCCGCCCGGCTTATAAGCTACAGGTAGACCTGGGGCCGCTTGGCGTCAGGAAAACAAGCGCCCAAATTACAAAGCACTACACGCCGGAGGAACTGGTTGGCAGGCAAGTGCTGTGTGTAACCAACCTGGGGAAGAAGCAGATCGGGAATTTTATGTCAGAAATACTTGTCACCGGCTTCGCTGACGAAAACGGTGATATCATACTGGCCCAGCCAGCCGGGAAAGTACCGAACGGGAGCAAGTTGATATAA
- a CDS encoding DUF4296 domain-containing protein, which translates to MKNFFCILFCLSLLGCKSHNEQRPDNLIPEEQMVRILADIHTTEALIESNVIYPDTALMVFNKKQGEILERHGVSQEAFKTTYDYYLEHLDEMNQLYETVVDTLSMRETKVQLKEGKAPDVPEPTEPQLQ; encoded by the coding sequence GTGAAAAACTTTTTCTGCATACTTTTTTGCCTCAGCCTGCTTGGCTGCAAGAGCCATAACGAACAAAGGCCTGATAATCTGATACCAGAGGAACAGATGGTGCGCATCCTGGCCGACATTCATACCACCGAGGCGCTCATTGAGTCAAATGTCATTTACCCGGACACGGCGCTGATGGTCTTTAACAAGAAGCAGGGGGAGATCCTGGAAAGGCACGGCGTTTCGCAAGAGGCGTTTAAAACAACCTACGACTATTATCTGGAGCACCTGGACGAGATGAACCAGCTCTACGAAACGGTGGTGGACACGCTGAGCATGCGCGAAACGAAGGTGCAGCTGAAAGAAGGCAAGGCGCCTGATGTACCAGAGCCCACGGAGCCGCAACTACAGTAG
- a CDS encoding DUF58 domain-containing protein produces MKELVKKLRKYEIRIRKAITTQMQGDFHSVFKGTGLEFDDVRAYQYGDDVRSIDWNVSAKGHGTFIKTYREEKEQSVFLMLDVSASQRIGTGERQKLDIGKEICGVLALSAARQQSQIGMICISDRKEKYLKPAKGIQQAYAIIKALNELEPKSLKTDLAAGIKLTLDIIKRRSIILLLSDFIDVAYEKELGMLAKRHDLIVLHLQDLREQDLPAMGIVPVLDKESGRTVWLNTSGEEFRKRYLLQYRQNQEQLVRICQKYQANYLAIETNADYVPQLVNLFRLRNKSTKKSA; encoded by the coding sequence ATGAAAGAGCTTGTAAAGAAGCTAAGAAAATACGAGATACGCATACGAAAGGCAATCACGACCCAGATGCAGGGTGATTTCCACTCCGTGTTTAAAGGCACCGGGCTGGAGTTTGACGACGTGCGCGCGTATCAGTATGGCGATGACGTGCGCTCTATTGACTGGAACGTGTCGGCCAAGGGGCACGGCACCTTCATCAAAACCTACCGGGAAGAAAAAGAGCAGTCTGTCTTTCTGATGCTGGACGTGAGCGCTTCGCAGCGCATTGGCACCGGGGAGCGGCAAAAGCTGGACATTGGCAAAGAGATCTGCGGTGTGCTGGCCCTTTCGGCGGCGCGGCAGCAGAGCCAGATCGGCATGATCTGTATCTCCGACCGTAAAGAGAAGTACCTGAAGCCCGCCAAAGGCATCCAGCAGGCTTACGCCATTATAAAGGCACTGAATGAACTGGAGCCCAAATCGCTGAAAACGGATTTGGCGGCGGGTATAAAACTGACGCTGGATATCATCAAGCGGCGCAGCATCATCCTTCTTCTCTCCGACTTTATTGATGTGGCCTACGAAAAGGAGCTCGGCATGCTGGCCAAGCGCCACGACCTGATTGTGCTGCACCTGCAGGACCTGCGCGAGCAGGACCTGCCAGCAATGGGCATCGTGCCCGTGCTGGACAAGGAAAGCGGCCGTACCGTTTGGCTCAACACATCTGGAGAGGAGTTTCGCAAGCGTTACCTGCTGCAGTACCGGCAGAACCAGGAGCAGCTGGTGCGTATCTGCCAGAAGTACCAGGCCAACTACCTCGCGATCGAAACCAACGCGGACTACGTGCCGCAACTGGTTAACCTGTTCAGGCTCCGTAATAAGTCGACCAAAAAAAGTGCGTAA
- a CDS encoding vWA domain-containing protein, with translation MLEINNELWDWLSLEWFSYSTLRAFDWTYPLVLYALPAVPLLFLLKSVLRRNSRVKLDMALFAGRTRWQWSSLLRFVPRVVYMLFVMLVLVALARPQRVNEQVELSSAGIDIVLVLDVSGSMELQDFKPNRLEAAKDVALNFLDGRVQDRIGMVVFAGDAYSLAPLTTDYALLRESINSIGFKMIPNDGTAIGSALAVAINRMRDSEAKSKVIILISDGENTAGNLDPELAAQLAYAYDIKLYTIGIGKDGMVPYLDEDGKTIFVETQMDESSLRQIARIGAGKFFRADSKDALQQVFRNINKMEKTEVLEKRFRDTQDYYQVYLKWALLLLIIWMLLKNTFLSNVLED, from the coding sequence ATGCTAGAAATAAATAACGAGCTTTGGGATTGGCTAAGCCTGGAGTGGTTTAGCTACAGCACGCTGCGGGCCTTCGACTGGACGTACCCCCTGGTGCTCTATGCCCTTCCTGCCGTGCCGCTGCTCTTTCTGCTAAAGTCTGTTCTGCGCCGCAACTCCCGCGTAAAGCTGGACATGGCGCTCTTTGCAGGCAGAACCCGCTGGCAGTGGAGCAGCTTGCTGCGGTTTGTGCCGCGTGTGGTGTACATGCTCTTTGTGATGCTGGTGCTGGTTGCGCTGGCCCGGCCACAAAGGGTAAACGAGCAGGTTGAGCTCTCCTCGGCAGGTATAGACATTGTGCTGGTGCTGGATGTGTCGGGCTCCATGGAGCTGCAGGACTTTAAGCCCAACCGCCTTGAGGCCGCCAAGGACGTCGCCCTTAACTTTCTGGATGGCCGGGTGCAGGACCGGATCGGGATGGTTGTATTTGCCGGTGACGCTTACTCCCTTGCCCCGCTTACCACCGACTATGCTCTTCTGCGCGAAAGCATCAACTCCATTGGGTTTAAAATGATCCCCAACGACGGCACGGCCATTGGCAGTGCGCTGGCGGTAGCCATTAACCGTATGCGCGACTCCGAAGCGAAAAGCAAGGTAATCATACTTATCAGTGACGGGGAAAACACGGCAGGCAACCTGGACCCGGAGCTTGCGGCGCAACTGGCCTATGCCTACGATATAAAACTTTATACCATCGGTATTGGTAAGGATGGGATGGTGCCGTACCTGGATGAGGACGGGAAAACCATATTCGTGGAGACGCAGATGGATGAGTCCAGCCTGCGGCAGATCGCCCGTATTGGTGCGGGCAAATTCTTCCGTGCCGACTCCAAGGACGCCCTGCAGCAGGTGTTCCGGAACATCAACAAAATGGAAAAAACAGAGGTGCTGGAAAAGCGTTTCCGCGATACCCAGGATTATTACCAGGTATACCTCAAGTGGGCCCTGCTGCTGCTGATTATCTGGATGCTGCTGAAGAACACCTTTCTGAGTAATGTGCTGGAAGACTGA
- a CDS encoding YggS family pyridoxal phosphate-dependent enzyme has protein sequence MSIKDNILYFDEQLRPTPCRLVAVSKTHPVTAIKEAYDAGHRLFGENKVQELIDKYALLPHDIAWHLIGHLQTNKVKYIAEFIDMIQSVDSLKLLKEINKRAEMFGRTLPINCMLQIAIADEETKYGMSCDEAEALLQSEEYRGMKYIRITGVMGIATNTEDEQKLRGEFRTLRACFTRLKETFFFANGDFKEISMGMSADWELALEEGSTMIRVGSGIFGARDYSK, from the coding sequence ATGAGCATTAAAGACAATATCCTATACTTTGACGAGCAGCTCCGCCCTACCCCTTGCCGCCTGGTGGCTGTGTCTAAAACACACCCGGTAACAGCCATCAAAGAGGCTTATGATGCCGGCCACCGGTTGTTTGGCGAGAATAAGGTGCAGGAGCTGATCGATAAATATGCGCTGTTGCCACACGATATTGCCTGGCACCTGATCGGGCACCTGCAAACAAACAAGGTAAAGTACATTGCCGAGTTTATAGATATGATCCAGTCGGTAGACAGCCTCAAGCTGCTAAAGGAGATCAATAAGCGGGCGGAGATGTTCGGCCGCACCCTCCCGATTAACTGCATGCTGCAGATAGCCATCGCGGATGAGGAAACAAAGTATGGCATGAGCTGCGACGAAGCGGAGGCGCTGCTACAGTCAGAAGAGTACAGGGGTATGAAGTACATCCGCATTACAGGTGTGATGGGCATAGCCACAAACACTGAAGACGAGCAGAAGCTGCGCGGGGAGTTCCGTACGTTACGGGCCTGCTTCACCCGCCTGAAGGAAACCTTCTTCTTTGCCAACGGTGACTTTAAGGAAATATCCATGGGCATGAGCGCTGACTGGGAACTGGCACTGGAAGAAGGCAGCACCATGATACGGGTAGGCAGCGGCATCTTCGGAGCAAGAGACTACAGTAAATAA
- a CDS encoding glycerophosphodiester phosphodiesterase, translated as MAALLVTAACTSEKMEQASPVASASFPAFDLEGHRGARGLLPENTLPAMEKALALGVTTLEMDVHVSRDGEVLLSHDPYFNPAHELLPAGAEIPVHEADKHILYQMPYSEIRKFDVGSKRYSRFPEQTLVKAYKPLLSEVADTVQAYREKHGLPPVFYNIETKSSPAGDGKYHPAPEEFVDRLMAVIDKKGIRPYVIIQSFDPRTLQVVHRKYPDVMTALLVENMDGLEKNLERLGFTPTVYSPYYQLITPALVEATHRRSMKLIPWTVNDLEQMKQLKQMGVDGLISDYPNLYNQL; from the coding sequence ATGGCAGCCCTTTTAGTAACAGCTGCCTGCACCTCAGAAAAGATGGAACAAGCCTCTCCTGTAGCTTCCGCTAGTTTCCCGGCCTTTGACCTGGAGGGGCACCGCGGGGCGCGGGGCCTGCTGCCGGAGAACACGCTTCCCGCTATGGAGAAGGCGCTGGCGCTGGGGGTAACCACCCTGGAAATGGATGTGCACGTTAGCCGCGACGGAGAAGTGCTCCTCTCCCACGACCCGTACTTTAACCCTGCGCATGAGCTGTTGCCTGCGGGCGCAGAAATACCTGTGCACGAAGCGGATAAACACATCCTCTACCAGATGCCTTACAGCGAGATCCGCAAATTCGATGTTGGGTCTAAACGCTATAGCCGCTTTCCGGAGCAAACGCTGGTGAAGGCCTATAAGCCTTTGCTGTCGGAGGTAGCGGATACGGTGCAGGCCTACAGGGAGAAGCACGGTTTGCCACCTGTGTTCTACAACATTGAGACAAAATCCTCCCCTGCGGGAGACGGCAAGTACCACCCGGCGCCGGAGGAGTTTGTAGACAGGCTGATGGCAGTGATTGATAAAAAAGGGATTCGCCCTTACGTTATTATTCAGTCGTTCGACCCGCGTACCCTGCAGGTGGTGCACCGGAAATACCCGGATGTGATGACGGCCCTGCTGGTGGAGAACATGGATGGCTTAGAGAAGAACCTGGAGCGCCTGGGCTTCACCCCCACCGTCTACAGCCCCTACTACCAACTCATTACGCCAGCGCTCGTAGAGGCTACGCACAGGCGCAGCATGAAGCTTATCCCCTGGACGGTGAACGACCTGGAGCAGATGAAGCAGCTGAAGCAAATGGGTGTGGACGGCCTTATCTCGGACTATCCCAACCTCTACAACCAGCTATAA
- a CDS encoding DUF2750 domain-containing protein — MTEHAVDIEKQYKTFIQRVVDTERVWGLTKEDTWATSSSSEFEDTEVILFWSEEAGAKACAADEWAEYTPESISLVEFLENWCVGMYGDELLVGANWDANLIGKEAEPLVVALDVVTQLKAEGKTLEFEQYDSQQEFEDQVIEALEAE; from the coding sequence ATGACAGAGCATGCGGTAGACATCGAGAAGCAATACAAGACATTCATTCAGCGTGTGGTAGACACGGAAAGAGTGTGGGGCCTGACCAAAGAAGACACCTGGGCTACCTCCAGCTCGTCTGAGTTTGAGGATACGGAGGTGATTCTGTTCTGGTCTGAGGAAGCAGGTGCAAAGGCATGTGCCGCTGATGAGTGGGCGGAGTATACCCCCGAGTCTATTTCGCTGGTGGAGTTCCTGGAGAACTGGTGCGTGGGCATGTATGGCGATGAGCTGCTGGTGGGCGCCAACTGGGACGCAAACCTGATAGGCAAAGAGGCCGAGCCTTTGGTAGTAGCCCTGGATGTGGTGACGCAGCTGAAGGCGGAAGGCAAGACACTGGAGTTTGAGCAGTACGACAGCCAGCAGGAGTTCGAAGACCAGGTAATAGAGGCGCTGGAAGCAGAGTAA
- a CDS encoding DUF423 domain-containing protein, with protein MTQKIILLIASALGALTVAIGAFGAHALSATLQASGRVDTFETAVKYQMYHTLALLAVGLLLFKVEQPALQTAAWCFFLGILIFSGSLYTLCATGITWLGAITPIGGTLFIIGWGALFYAVLKAF; from the coding sequence GTGACGCAAAAAATTATACTTCTGATTGCCAGTGCCCTGGGAGCACTTACCGTAGCCATAGGCGCCTTTGGTGCGCATGCCCTTTCTGCCACCTTGCAGGCCTCAGGCCGGGTGGATACGTTTGAAACCGCCGTTAAGTACCAGATGTACCATACTCTGGCGCTTCTTGCGGTGGGCCTGCTGTTGTTTAAAGTAGAGCAACCGGCGCTGCAAACAGCTGCCTGGTGCTTTTTTCTGGGGATTCTGATTTTCTCCGGATCACTTTACACCCTGTGTGCCACAGGCATCACGTGGCTGGGAGCCATTACCCCCATTGGCGGGACCCTGTTTATCATAGGATGGGGCGCCTTGTTTTACGCGGTGCTCAAGGCTTTTTAG
- a CDS encoding DUF1573 domain-containing protein yields the protein MKKVFLSFAFAALVAGGAVAQEKPKATAPQEQAKNGPVLAFEETEFNFGDITQGDVVEHTFNFKNTGTQPLVIERVDVSCGCTTPAWSKEPVMPGKTGFVTAKFNSAGKLGKQKKAITVHSNAADGAKYVYIVTDIKSKTTASATQK from the coding sequence ATGAAAAAAGTATTTCTATCTTTTGCATTTGCCGCTCTTGTAGCCGGTGGTGCCGTTGCTCAGGAAAAACCAAAGGCCACCGCCCCTCAGGAGCAAGCTAAGAACGGACCTGTTCTGGCTTTCGAGGAGACAGAGTTTAACTTTGGCGACATTACGCAGGGGGATGTGGTAGAGCACACCTTCAACTTTAAGAACACAGGAACACAGCCACTGGTAATTGAGCGTGTTGACGTATCGTGCGGCTGCACTACGCCAGCCTGGTCTAAGGAGCCGGTGATGCCGGGCAAAACTGGTTTTGTTACCGCTAAGTTTAACAGCGCCGGAAAGCTTGGTAAGCAGAAGAAAGCGATCACTGTTCACTCTAACGCAGCGGACGGCGCGAAGTACGTTTACATCGTAACCGACATTAAATCAAAGACGACAGCCAGCGCTACGCAAAAGTAA
- a CDS encoding ATP-dependent DNA helicase: MRPVEALKTSFPFEPTEDQAKLFAKLDEFILNKTDERQVFLLKGYAGTGKTTVVTSLVKILNKFGYKYVLLAPTGRAAKVMASYSGKPAHTIHKKIYRQTANPFSEGLSFTRQPNKADNTVYIIDEASMISDDSGFGENGLLQDLLQYVFDKKGNKLLLIGDTAQLPPVGQALSPSLDAEYMKQNFRCNVQGIELRQVMRQAEASGILMNATQLRDRMQQEKLEIKLFTKGWRDIYRMTGEKLEDGLRYAYDKFGIENTIVICRSNKMANMYNQHIRRHIFFAEDEIGVGDYLMIVRNNYFWLPKESDIGFMANGDFVEVTKIIRDEEMYGFRFADVRIRFVDYPDAAEEEVKIMLDTLYTDAPALPSDQNKKLYEEVLQDYMDITNKRERYKELKKNPYLNALQVKFAYALTCHKAQGGQWQAVFVDQGFLKEDMVNEEFARWLYTALTRSSEELYLLNFNDILLVD; encoded by the coding sequence ATGCGCCCAGTAGAAGCCTTAAAAACAAGTTTCCCCTTTGAGCCGACGGAGGACCAGGCGAAGCTATTTGCCAAGCTGGATGAGTTTATACTTAACAAAACCGATGAGCGGCAGGTGTTCCTGCTGAAGGGTTACGCCGGTACGGGAAAGACCACCGTGGTTACCTCGCTGGTAAAGATCCTGAATAAGTTCGGCTATAAGTATGTGCTGCTGGCGCCGACAGGCCGCGCCGCCAAGGTAATGGCCAGCTACAGCGGCAAGCCGGCCCACACCATTCATAAAAAGATTTACCGCCAGACGGCCAATCCCTTTTCGGAGGGCCTTTCGTTTACACGCCAGCCCAACAAAGCAGACAATACCGTTTATATCATAGACGAGGCCTCGATGATCTCGGACGACAGCGGCTTCGGGGAAAACGGGCTGCTGCAGGACCTTCTGCAGTATGTGTTCGATAAAAAGGGAAACAAGCTGCTGCTGATTGGCGATACGGCCCAGTTGCCACCAGTAGGGCAGGCGCTAAGCCCCTCGCTGGATGCCGAATACATGAAGCAGAACTTCCGCTGTAACGTGCAGGGCATTGAGTTGCGCCAGGTCATGCGGCAGGCCGAGGCATCGGGCATCCTGATGAACGCCACGCAGCTCCGGGACCGCATGCAGCAGGAGAAACTGGAGATCAAGCTCTTTACCAAGGGCTGGCGCGATATTTACCGCATGACCGGCGAAAAGCTGGAGGACGGGCTGCGCTATGCCTACGATAAGTTCGGGATTGAGAACACCATCGTTATCTGCCGGTCCAACAAGATGGCCAACATGTACAACCAGCACATCCGCCGGCACATTTTCTTTGCCGAGGATGAGATTGGGGTGGGTGACTACCTGATGATCGTGCGCAACAACTACTTCTGGCTGCCCAAGGAGTCTGATATCGGGTTTATGGCCAACGGTGACTTTGTGGAGGTAACTAAAATTATCCGTGATGAGGAGATGTACGGCTTCCGCTTTGCTGATGTGCGCATCCGCTTCGTGGATTACCCGGATGCTGCCGAGGAGGAGGTAAAGATCATGCTCGACACGCTGTATACCGATGCGCCGGCACTGCCCTCCGATCAGAACAAAAAGCTCTATGAAGAGGTGCTGCAGGATTACATGGATATCACAAACAAGCGCGAACGTTACAAAGAGCTAAAGAAAAACCCGTACCTGAACGCCTTGCAGGTGAAGTTCGCCTACGCGCTTACCTGCCACAAGGCGCAGGGGGGCCAGTGGCAGGCGGTGTTTGTGGATCAGGGCTTTCTGAAGGAAGACATGGTGAACGAAGAGTTTGCCCGCTGGCTTTACACCGCCCTCACCCGCTCGTCGGAGGAGCTGTACCTGCTGAACTTTAACGACATATTATTAGTTGACTGA
- a CDS encoding PaaI family thioesterase, with protein MIKTYNPDYEADIRVKLERQEFMRLLGFNVTKIEVGRIEGELVLEEKHRQHKGFTHGGVIATLADVVAGFAAVSLVPRDHNVVTAEIKVSYFHPGLGDKLLAKGYVVKQGRKLNFCEAEIYAVKGTAAPLLIAKASTSMATITPEDVARKLAEPVS; from the coding sequence ATGATTAAAACGTATAACCCCGATTACGAAGCAGACATACGCGTAAAGCTGGAGCGACAGGAATTCATGAGGCTCCTGGGCTTTAACGTAACAAAGATAGAAGTTGGCAGGATAGAAGGCGAACTCGTGCTGGAAGAAAAGCACCGCCAGCACAAAGGTTTTACCCACGGAGGCGTAATTGCCACCCTGGCCGATGTAGTGGCAGGCTTTGCTGCCGTTAGCCTGGTGCCCAGGGACCACAACGTGGTGACGGCTGAGATCAAGGTTTCTTACTTCCACCCGGGCCTGGGAGACAAGCTGCTTGCCAAAGGCTATGTGGTGAAGCAGGGCCGCAAGCTAAATTTCTGCGAAGCAGAGATCTACGCTGTAAAGGGGACGGCAGCGCCGCTGCTTATCGCTAAAGCCAGTACCAGCATGGCCACCATCACGCCGGAGGATGTTGCCCGGAAGCTCGCAGAACCTGTATCCTGA
- a CDS encoding NUDIX domain-containing protein — MSDLNPNAAPFAEKLRVRVCGICVQNNKLLVVRHGKTVDNKAFWVPPGGGVQYDESMQDCLKREFLEETGLQVQVSRFLFVNEFLHPPLHAVELFFEVQLQDGRLATGADPELAEGAQLIEQVQWLTMKEIQAIPTPDKHRVLQHLIALDDLLGLPHYFIP, encoded by the coding sequence ATGTCTGACTTAAACCCGAACGCCGCCCCTTTTGCCGAAAAACTTCGGGTAAGGGTATGCGGCATCTGCGTTCAGAATAACAAATTACTTGTCGTGCGCCACGGCAAAACCGTGGATAACAAGGCCTTCTGGGTGCCTCCGGGAGGAGGTGTGCAATATGACGAAAGTATGCAGGACTGCCTGAAACGGGAGTTTCTGGAAGAAACCGGGCTACAGGTGCAGGTTAGCCGCTTTCTTTTTGTGAACGAGTTTCTGCACCCGCCGCTGCACGCGGTAGAGCTGTTCTTTGAGGTACAGCTCCAGGACGGCCGCCTGGCAACCGGGGCAGACCCGGAGCTGGCGGAGGGGGCGCAGCTGATTGAGCAGGTGCAGTGGCTGACCATGAAAGAGATACAGGCCATTCCCACACCGGACAAGCACCGCGTGCTGCAGCACCTCATCGCGCTGGACGACCTCCTGGGCCTGCCGCATTATTTCATACCTTAA